From Penaeus monodon isolate SGIC_2016 chromosome 42, NSTDA_Pmon_1, whole genome shotgun sequence, one genomic window encodes:
- the LOC119599465 gene encoding pro-resilin-like: protein MVVVALADQAPYPPPPGPYHPQQRPYSEPDYPDVPPKYTYNYGVADGYSGVNLGHSEARDGYRTEGSYSVDLPDGRKQIVKYVDNGDGLETEITYEGEAQYPEHTPAYRPPPPAYPAPHA from the exons ATGGTTGTCGTGGCCTTGGCTGATCaggccccctacccccctcctcctggcCCCTACCACCCTCAGCAACGGCCCTACAGCGAACCTGACTACCCTGAT GTCCCACCCAAGTACACCTACAACTACGGCGTCGCCGACGGCTACTCCGGCGTCAACCTCGGCCACTCGGAAGCCCGCGACGGCTACAGGACCGAGGGCAGCTACAGcgtcgacctccccgacggccgcaagcagatcgtcaaGTACGTGGACAACGGCGACGGTCTTGAAACTGAGAtcacctacgagggcgaggctcagtaccctGAGCACACGCCCGCCTACaggccccctcccccagcctaCCCTGCTCCCCATGCGTAG